One segment of Sphingomonas qomolangmaensis DNA contains the following:
- the modB gene encoding molybdate ABC transporter permease subunit, with amino-acid sequence MLSGEEWEIVRLSLLVGGTAVALTMPVAFALAWLLARGRFPGKVLLDGIVHLPLVLPPVVTGWLLLLAFAPTGPIGGWLQGWFGASVLFRWTGAAIAAGVMALPLMVRAIRLSIEGVDRRLEAAAATLGAGRGRVFATVTLPLAVPGILAGAVLGFARALGEFGATITFVSNIPGETRTLPIAIYSALQIPGGDSIVLRLAVVSVVLSLAALILSEWLARRSGRGGHVL; translated from the coding sequence ATGTTGTCGGGCGAGGAATGGGAGATCGTTCGGCTGTCGCTGCTGGTCGGCGGCACCGCGGTCGCGCTGACGATGCCGGTGGCGTTCGCGCTCGCCTGGCTGCTCGCGCGGGGGCGGTTTCCGGGCAAGGTGCTGCTCGACGGTATCGTCCATCTGCCGTTGGTGCTGCCGCCGGTCGTCACCGGCTGGCTGCTGCTGCTAGCCTTCGCGCCTACCGGCCCGATCGGTGGCTGGCTGCAGGGCTGGTTCGGCGCGAGCGTGTTGTTTCGCTGGACCGGCGCCGCGATCGCGGCGGGGGTGATGGCGCTGCCGCTGATGGTGCGTGCGATCCGCTTGTCGATCGAGGGCGTGGATCGCAGGCTGGAGGCGGCGGCGGCGACCTTGGGGGCAGGCAGGGGCCGGGTGTTCGCCACGGTCACACTGCCGCTGGCGGTACCCGGCATTCTGGCAGGCGCGGTGTTGGGCTTCGCGCGTGCGCTGGGCGAGTTCGGCGCGACGATCACCTTCGTGTCGAACATTCCGGGCGAGACACGAACGCTGCCGATCGCCATCTATTCGGCGCTGCAGATACCCGGGGGTGACTCGATCGTGCTGCGCCTCGCCGTCGTGTCGGTGGTGCTGTCACTCGCCGCGCTGATCCTGTCAGAATGGCTGGCGCGCCGGTCGGGAAGGGGCGGGCATGTCCTTTGA
- a CDS encoding ATP-binding cassette domain-containing protein, which yields MSFDISVVKRRGDVLVAGNVAGGEGVTVLFGPSGVGKSSVLDMVAGLLRPDTGHVRVGGETLYDDSARIDEPAHRRRAGYVFQDARLFPHLRVAANLRYGERLAAPADRWIDFDTVVAFLDIERLLRRWPATLSGGEARRVAIGRALLSAPRFLLLDEPLSFLDHARREEIARVIEDVRDRLKLPILLVTHDRTEAERLGTRIVTM from the coding sequence ATGTCCTTTGACATCTCGGTCGTGAAGCGGCGCGGCGATGTGCTGGTCGCGGGCAATGTCGCGGGTGGCGAGGGGGTGACGGTGCTGTTCGGCCCCTCGGGCGTCGGCAAGAGCAGCGTGCTCGACATGGTCGCGGGGCTGCTTCGCCCCGATACCGGCCATGTCCGGGTCGGCGGCGAAACGCTGTACGACGACAGCGCGCGGATCGACGAGCCGGCGCATCGGCGGCGGGCGGGCTATGTGTTCCAGGACGCACGGCTGTTCCCCCACCTGCGCGTCGCCGCCAATCTGCGCTATGGCGAACGGCTGGCCGCCCCCGCCGACCGCTGGATCGACTTCGACACCGTCGTCGCGTTCCTCGACATCGAACGCCTGCTGCGCCGCTGGCCCGCAACGCTGTCGGGCGGCGAGGCGCGCCGTGTCGCGATCGGGCGGGCGTTGCTGTCGGCCCCGCGCTTCCTGCTGCTCGACGAGCCGCTGTCGTTCCTCGACCACGCCCGCCGTGAGGAGATCGCACGGGTGATCGAGGATGTCCGCGACCGGCTCAAGCTACCGATCCTGCTCGTCACCCACGACCGCACCGAAGCCGAGCGTTTGGGCACCCGCATCGTCACGATGTAG
- the rpoC gene encoding DNA-directed RNA polymerase subunit beta' produces the protein MNELTNFANPVAKAETFDQIQIGLASPDRIRSWSFGEIKKPETINYRTFKPERDGLFCARIFGPIKDYECLCGKYKRMKYKGIVCEKCGVEVTVSKVRRERMGHIELAAPVAHIWFLKSLPSRIGLLLDMQLKQLERVLYFESYIVIEPGITGLERYQLLTEDELLDAQDQYGEDAFSAGIGAEAVKQMLIDLDLEGEKRDLLEELAVTKSELKPKKIIKRLKVVESFIDSGNRPEWMILDVVPVIPPELRPLVPLDGGRFATSDLNDLYRRVINRNNRLKRLMELRAPDIIVRNEKRMLQEAVDALFDNGRRGRTITGANKRPLKSLSDMLKGKQGRFRQNLLGKRVDYSGRSVIVTGPELKLHQCGLPKKMALELFKPFIYARLDAKGLSMTLKQAKKWVEKERKEVWDILDEVIREHPVMLNRAPTLHRLGIQAFEPVLIEGKAIQLHPLVCSAFNADFDGDQMAVHVPLSLEAQLEARVLMMSTNNILSPANGKPIIVPSQDMVLGLYYISMMKENEPGEGMLLGDMSEVHQALNAGAVTLHTKIISRILQTDEKGETYLKRFETTPGRMLLGECLPQSHKVPFDIVNRLLTKKDVGDVIDEVYRHTGQKETVLFADAIMSLGFRNAFKAGISFGKDDMIIPDAKVGLVDETRGLVKDFEQQYQDGLITQQEKYNKVIDAWSRCGDQVATAMMDEIKAVKYYEDGPMKGREKPINSIYMMAHSGARGSQAQIKQLAGMRGLMAKPSGEIIETPIISNFKEGLTVLEYFNSTHGARKGLADTALKTANSGYLTRRLVDVSQDCVIMELDCGTERALEMRAIVQGGSTIASLGERILGRTTAEDVVDPKTNAVVIPSGTLLDEPMITQIEAIGILGMKIRSPLVCEAKIGVCGKCYGRDLARGTPVNIGEAVGVIAAQSIGEPGTQLTMRTFHIGGAAQLNEQSNLEATSDGKMEYRDLRIIVDQRGRRVVLSRSGELAIIDMDGRELAVHRIPYGAYVLFDDGHIVSQGDRMAEWDPFTMPVITENPGTVKYVDLIDGKTLTEQADEATGITQAVVTEYRGKAKEDLRPRLTLLDDNSGEAGRYMLASGATLSVQDGAQVSGGDVLARVSREAAKTRDITGGLPRVAELFEARKPKENAIIAKVSGRVVFGKDYKAKRKIGIQPEDGGEVVEYLVPKSKVIDVQEGDYVKRGDNLIGGSPDPHDILEVLGIEPLAEYLVSEIQEVYRLQGVKINDKHIEVIVRQMLQKVEITDGGDTTLLAGEQLDRDEMDEANAKLDKNQTPAQGKPILLGITKASLQTRSFISAASFQETTRVLTEASVQGKIDNLNGLKENVIVGRLIPAGTGAGMNRLRVAASSRDAALRVQQRKLQEVLIAPNSAAEERAAEKARNARDEAGTGDDPLGKVVTSGTGTDADAGEYLND, from the coding sequence ATGAACGAACTGACCAATTTCGCCAATCCGGTCGCCAAGGCCGAAACCTTCGACCAGATCCAGATCGGCCTCGCCTCGCCCGACCGCATTCGCAGCTGGTCGTTCGGTGAGATCAAGAAGCCCGAGACGATCAACTATCGCACGTTCAAGCCCGAGCGTGACGGCCTGTTCTGCGCGCGCATCTTCGGTCCGATCAAGGATTACGAGTGCCTGTGCGGCAAGTACAAGCGCATGAAGTATAAGGGCATCGTCTGCGAAAAGTGCGGCGTCGAGGTTACCGTCTCGAAGGTCCGCCGCGAGCGGATGGGCCATATCGAGCTGGCCGCGCCGGTCGCGCACATCTGGTTCCTGAAGTCGCTGCCGTCGCGCATCGGCCTGCTGCTCGACATGCAGCTCAAGCAGCTCGAGCGCGTGCTGTATTTCGAGAGCTATATCGTGATTGAGCCGGGCATCACCGGCCTCGAGCGCTATCAGTTGCTCACCGAAGACGAGCTGCTCGACGCGCAGGATCAATATGGCGAGGACGCATTCTCCGCCGGGATCGGTGCCGAGGCGGTGAAGCAGATGCTCATCGACCTCGACCTTGAGGGCGAAAAGCGCGACCTGCTCGAAGAGCTGGCGGTCACTAAGTCCGAGCTGAAGCCAAAGAAGATCATCAAGCGGCTGAAGGTCGTCGAAAGCTTCATCGATTCGGGCAATCGTCCCGAGTGGATGATCCTCGACGTCGTTCCGGTCATCCCGCCCGAGCTTCGCCCGCTGGTGCCGCTCGACGGTGGCCGCTTCGCGACGTCAGATCTCAACGATCTGTATCGCCGCGTCATCAACCGCAACAACCGCCTGAAGCGCCTCATGGAGCTGCGTGCGCCGGACATCATCGTACGCAACGAGAAGCGCATGCTCCAGGAGGCCGTCGACGCCCTGTTCGACAATGGTCGCCGCGGTCGCACGATCACGGGCGCCAACAAGCGTCCGCTGAAGTCACTCTCGGACATGCTCAAGGGCAAGCAGGGCCGCTTCCGTCAGAACCTGCTCGGCAAGCGCGTCGACTATTCGGGTCGTTCGGTCATCGTGACCGGGCCGGAACTCAAGCTGCACCAATGCGGCCTCCCGAAGAAGATGGCGCTCGAGCTGTTCAAGCCGTTCATCTACGCGCGCCTCGACGCCAAGGGCCTGAGCATGACGCTCAAGCAGGCGAAGAAGTGGGTCGAGAAGGAGCGCAAGGAAGTCTGGGACATCCTCGACGAGGTGATCCGCGAGCATCCCGTGATGCTGAACCGCGCGCCCACGCTTCACCGTCTGGGCATCCAGGCGTTCGAGCCGGTATTGATCGAGGGGAAGGCGATCCAGCTTCACCCGCTGGTCTGCTCGGCCTTCAACGCCGATTTCGACGGCGATCAGATGGCCGTCCACGTCCCGCTGTCGCTCGAAGCGCAGTTGGAAGCACGCGTGCTGATGATGTCGACCAACAACATCCTGTCGCCCGCCAACGGCAAGCCGATCATCGTGCCGTCGCAGGACATGGTCTTGGGTCTCTATTACATCTCGATGATGAAGGAGAACGAGCCCGGCGAAGGCATGCTGCTGGGCGACATGAGCGAGGTGCATCAGGCGCTGAACGCGGGTGCGGTCACGCTGCACACCAAGATCATCAGCCGCATCCTGCAGACCGACGAGAAGGGCGAGACGTATCTCAAGCGTTTCGAGACGACGCCGGGCCGCATGCTGCTGGGCGAATGCCTGCCGCAGAGCCACAAGGTGCCGTTCGACATCGTCAACCGCCTGCTGACCAAGAAGGACGTCGGCGACGTGATCGACGAGGTCTATCGTCACACCGGCCAGAAGGAGACGGTGCTGTTCGCCGACGCGATCATGTCGCTCGGCTTCCGCAACGCCTTCAAGGCGGGCATCAGCTTCGGCAAGGACGACATGATCATCCCCGACGCCAAGGTAGGGCTGGTCGACGAGACCCGCGGCCTGGTGAAGGACTTCGAGCAGCAATATCAGGACGGCCTGATCACGCAGCAGGAGAAGTACAACAAGGTGATCGACGCCTGGAGCCGTTGCGGTGATCAGGTGGCGACCGCGATGATGGACGAGATCAAGGCGGTCAAATACTACGAAGACGGCCCGATGAAGGGCCGCGAGAAGCCGATCAACTCGATCTACATGATGGCGCATTCGGGTGCGCGTGGTTCGCAGGCGCAGATCAAGCAGCTTGCCGGCATGCGCGGGCTGATGGCCAAGCCGTCAGGCGAGATCATCGAAACGCCGATCATCTCGAACTTCAAGGAAGGCCTGACCGTCCTTGAGTATTTCAACTCCACCCACGGCGCGCGTAAGGGCCTCGCGGACACGGCGTTGAAGACCGCGAACTCGGGCTACCTCACCCGCCGTCTGGTCGATGTGTCGCAGGATTGCGTCATCATGGAGCTCGATTGCGGTACCGAGCGGGCGCTCGAAATGCGCGCGATCGTGCAAGGCGGTTCGACCATCGCGTCGCTCGGCGAGCGTATCCTTGGCCGTACCACGGCAGAGGACGTCGTCGATCCCAAGACCAACGCGGTCGTCATCCCTTCGGGCACGTTGCTCGACGAGCCGATGATCACGCAGATCGAAGCGATCGGCATCCTTGGCATGAAGATTCGCAGCCCGCTGGTGTGCGAGGCCAAGATCGGCGTGTGCGGCAAATGCTATGGCCGCGATCTTGCCCGTGGTACCCCGGTGAACATCGGTGAAGCTGTCGGCGTCATCGCCGCGCAGTCGATCGGTGAGCCGGGTACCCAGCTGACGATGCGTACCTTCCACATCGGTGGCGCAGCGCAGCTCAACGAGCAGTCGAACCTGGAAGCCACTTCCGACGGCAAGATGGAATATCGCGACCTTCGCATCATCGTCGATCAGCGCGGCCGCCGCGTCGTGCTGAGCCGTTCGGGCGAGCTGGCGATCATCGACATGGATGGCCGCGAGCTGGCGGTGCATCGCATCCCTTATGGTGCGTATGTGCTGTTCGACGACGGGCATATCGTGTCGCAGGGCGACCGGATGGCCGAGTGGGACCCGTTCACCATGCCGGTGATCACCGAGAACCCCGGTACGGTGAAATATGTCGATCTGATCGACGGCAAGACGCTGACCGAACAGGCCGACGAAGCCACCGGCATCACCCAGGCGGTCGTCACCGAATATCGCGGCAAGGCCAAGGAGGATCTTCGTCCTCGCTTGACCCTGCTCGACGACAATTCGGGCGAGGCGGGTCGCTACATGCTGGCATCGGGTGCCACGCTGTCGGTGCAGGACGGGGCGCAGGTCTCGGGCGGCGACGTTCTCGCTCGTGTCAGCCGCGAAGCTGCCAAGACGCGCGACATCACCGGTGGTCTGCCGCGCGTTGCCGAGCTGTTCGAAGCGCGCAAGCCCAAGGAAAATGCGATCATCGCCAAGGTCTCGGGCCGCGTGGTGTTCGGCAAGGACTATAAGGCCAAGCGCAAGATCGGCATCCAGCCCGAGGATGGCGGCGAGGTCGTCGAGTATCTGGTGCCGAAGTCCAAGGTCATCGACGTGCAGGAAGGCGATTACGTCAAGCGCGGCGACAATCTGATCGGCGGCTCGCCCGATCCGCACGATATTCTCGAAGTGCTCGGCATCGAGCCTCTGGCGGAATATCTCGTGTCGGAAATCCAGGAGGTCTATCGTCTCCAGGGCGTGAAGATCAACGACAAGCACATCGAGGTGATCGTTCGCCAGATGCTGCAGAAGGTCGAGATCACCGACGGCGGCGACACCACCCTGCTCGCGGGCGAACAGCTCGACCGCGACGAGATGGACGAAGCCAATGCCAAGCTCGACAAGAACCAGACCCCGGCACAGGGCAAGCCGATCCTGCTCGGGATCACCAAGGCGTCGCTGCAAACCCGCAGCTTCATCTCGGCGGCTTCGTTCCAGGAGACGACGCGCGTCCTCACCGAGGCTTCGGTGCAGGGCAAGATCGACAACCTCAACGGGTTGAAGGAAAACGTGATCGTCGGCCGGCTTATCCCGGCGGGTACCGGCGCGGGCATGAATCGCCTGCGCGTGGCGGCTTCGTCGCGCGACGCAGCCCTCCGCGTCCAGCAGCGCAAGCTGCAGGAAGTGCTGATCGCGCCCAATTCGGCGGCTGAAGAACGTGCCGCCGAAAAGGCACGCAATGCCCGCGACGAAGCCGGCACCGGCGACGATCCGCTCGGCAAGGTCGTGACCAGCGGCACCGGCACCGATGCCGATGCCGGCGAGTATCTGAACGACTGA
- the rpoB gene encoding DNA-directed RNA polymerase subunit beta: MATQASDGGAASQRIERSTVKRRIRKVFGDNHEVVQMPNLIEVQRESYEQFLRSDPSIGYVSGLEKTLRSVFPIRDFAGTAELDFVNYELEPPKFDTEECRQRGITYAAPMRVTLRLIVFEVDADTEARSVLDIKEQDVYMGDMPLMTGNGTFIVNGTERVIVSQMHRSPGVLFDHDRGKTHASGKYLFAARVIPYRGSWLDFEFDAKDIVNVRIDRKRKLPVTTLLYALGMNSEEILNHFYNRVTYVRGEGGWQIPFAAENWRGQKPMFDIVDAKSGEIMFPAGQKISPRAANKAAKDGLTDLLIPTEEIFGRYSAYDLINETTGEIYVEAGDEIDAENLELLDKAGIDTVELLDIDHVSTGPWIRNTLKVDKAEEREQALSDIYRVMRPGEPPTLETAESLFSGLFFDPDRYDLSAVGRVKLNMRLDLDVEDTVTTLRTDDILEVVKTLVNLKDGKGEVDDIDNLGNRRVRSVGELLENQYRVGLLRMERAVKERMSSVDVSTVMPNDLINAKPAVAAVREFFGSSQLSQFMDQTNPLSEVTHKRRVSALGPGGLTRERAGFEVRDVHPTHYGRICPIETPEGPNIGLINSLATFSRVNKYGFIETPYRKIVDGKVTNDVVYLSAMEEQKHTVAQASAALHPDNSFSEELVSARQAGEFLMALPDQVTLMDVSPKQLVSVAASLIPFLENDDANRALMGSNMQRQAVPLVQAEAPFVGTGMEQTVARDSGAAISAKRAGVVDQVDATRIVIRATGEVEATASGVDIYTLMKFQRSNQNTCINQRPLVQVGDIVKAGDVLADGPSTEFGELALGRNSLVAFMPWNGYNYEDSILISERIVKDDVFTSIHIEEFEVMARDTKLGPEDITRDIPNVGEEALRNLDEAGIVYIGAEVEPGDILAGKITPKGESPMTPEEKLLRAIFGEKASDVRDTSLRLPPGVAGTVVEVRVFNRHGIDKDERAMAIEREEIERLKKDSDDERGILNRATWSRLKEMLLGQTATAAPKGVKKGVVIDDALLDSVERHEWWKFGVADDGVQSNLEAVKVQYDEAAKKITDKFHDRRDKLERGDELPPGVLKMVKVFVAVKRKLQPGDKMAGRHGNKGVISRILPQEDMPFLEDGTPVDLVLNPLGVPSRMNVGQIFETHLGWAARGLGRQITQALEEWREANPNPEPGAMPDAVKDRLKTVYGEKYHAEIDERNGDQIIELAQHLKNGVPMATPVFDGAREADVAAMLELAGLDPSGQVTLFDGRTGDAFDRKVTVGYIYMLKLHHLVDDKIHARSIGPYSLVTQQPLGGKAQFGGQRFGEMEVWALQAYGAAYTLQEMLTVKSDDVVGRTKVYEAIVKGDDTFEAGIPESFNVLVKEMRSLGLNVELKTMELGYDSDGVQIAAE, encoded by the coding sequence ATGGCAACCCAGGCATCAGACGGCGGCGCGGCATCGCAGCGCATCGAGCGCAGCACCGTGAAGCGGCGCATCCGCAAGGTCTTCGGCGACAACCACGAAGTGGTGCAGATGCCGAACCTGATCGAAGTGCAGCGCGAAAGCTATGAGCAGTTCCTGCGTAGCGATCCGTCGATCGGTTATGTTTCGGGCCTCGAAAAGACGCTGCGCTCGGTCTTCCCGATCCGCGATTTCGCCGGCACCGCCGAGCTCGATTTCGTCAATTACGAGCTCGAGCCGCCGAAGTTCGATACCGAGGAATGCCGCCAGCGCGGGATCACCTATGCCGCGCCGATGCGCGTCACGCTTCGCCTGATCGTGTTCGAGGTCGATGCCGATACCGAGGCGCGCAGCGTGCTCGATATCAAGGAGCAGGACGTCTATATGGGCGACATGCCGCTGATGACGGGGAACGGCACGTTCATCGTCAACGGCACCGAGCGCGTGATCGTCAGCCAGATGCACCGCAGTCCGGGCGTCCTGTTCGACCATGATCGCGGCAAGACCCACGCATCGGGCAAGTATCTGTTCGCCGCGCGCGTCATTCCGTACCGCGGTTCGTGGCTCGATTTCGAATTCGACGCCAAGGACATCGTCAACGTCCGCATCGATCGCAAGCGCAAGCTGCCGGTGACGACGCTGCTGTATGCGCTCGGCATGAACAGCGAGGAAATCCTCAACCACTTCTACAACCGCGTCACCTATGTGCGCGGCGAAGGCGGCTGGCAGATCCCGTTCGCCGCCGAGAATTGGCGTGGGCAAAAGCCGATGTTCGACATCGTCGATGCCAAGTCGGGCGAGATCATGTTCCCCGCCGGCCAGAAGATCAGCCCACGCGCCGCAAACAAGGCAGCCAAGGACGGCCTGACCGACCTGCTGATCCCGACCGAGGAAATCTTCGGCCGCTATTCGGCCTATGATCTCATCAACGAGACTACGGGCGAGATCTATGTGGAGGCGGGCGACGAGATCGACGCCGAGAATCTCGAACTGCTTGACAAGGCCGGCATCGACACCGTCGAACTGCTCGACATCGATCATGTCTCGACCGGTCCGTGGATCCGCAACACGCTCAAGGTCGATAAGGCCGAGGAGCGCGAGCAGGCGCTGTCGGACATTTATCGCGTGATGCGTCCTGGCGAGCCGCCGACGCTCGAGACCGCGGAGTCGCTGTTCAGCGGCCTGTTCTTTGATCCCGATCGCTACGACCTGTCGGCAGTCGGCCGCGTCAAGCTCAACATGCGCCTCGACCTCGATGTCGAGGACACGGTGACGACGCTGCGTACCGACGACATTCTCGAGGTCGTCAAGACGCTCGTGAACCTGAAGGACGGCAAGGGCGAAGTCGACGACATCGACAATCTCGGCAACCGCCGCGTGCGTTCGGTGGGCGAATTGCTCGAGAACCAGTATCGCGTCGGCCTGCTCCGCATGGAGCGCGCGGTGAAGGAGCGGATGTCGTCGGTCGATGTCTCGACCGTGATGCCCAACGACCTGATCAACGCCAAGCCCGCGGTTGCCGCGGTGCGCGAATTCTTCGGCTCGTCGCAGCTGTCGCAGTTCATGGATCAGACCAATCCGCTGTCCGAAGTCACCCACAAGCGCCGCGTGTCGGCACTTGGACCGGGTGGTCTGACGCGCGAGCGCGCAGGCTTCGAAGTCCGCGACGTTCACCCGACGCATTATGGCCGTATCTGCCCGATCGAGACGCCCGAAGGCCCGAACATCGGCCTGATCAACTCACTGGCCACCTTCAGCCGCGTGAACAAATACGGCTTCATCGAGACGCCGTACCGCAAGATCGTCGACGGCAAGGTGACCAACGACGTCGTCTATCTCTCGGCGATGGAAGAGCAGAAGCACACCGTTGCCCAGGCATCGGCGGCGCTGCACCCCGACAACAGCTTCTCCGAGGAGCTGGTTTCGGCGCGGCAGGCGGGCGAATTCCTGATGGCGTTGCCTGACCAGGTGACGCTGATGGACGTCAGCCCAAAGCAGCTCGTGTCGGTCGCGGCATCGCTCATTCCGTTCCTGGAAAACGATGACGCCAACCGCGCGCTGATGGGCTCGAACATGCAGCGCCAGGCTGTTCCGCTGGTCCAGGCCGAGGCACCGTTCGTCGGCACCGGCATGGAACAGACCGTGGCACGCGATTCGGGTGCGGCGATCTCGGCCAAGCGCGCGGGCGTCGTCGACCAGGTCGATGCGACCCGTATCGTCATCCGCGCGACCGGCGAGGTCGAGGCGACTGCCAGCGGCGTCGACATCTACACGCTGATGAAGTTCCAGCGATCGAACCAGAACACTTGCATCAACCAGCGTCCGCTGGTGCAGGTCGGCGATATCGTGAAGGCTGGCGACGTGCTGGCCGATGGCCCGTCGACCGAGTTCGGCGAGCTGGCGCTTGGGCGTAACAGCCTGGTCGCGTTCATGCCGTGGAATGGCTATAATTATGAGGATTCGATCCTCATCAGCGAACGCATCGTGAAGGACGACGTCTTCACCTCGATCCATATCGAGGAATTCGAAGTCATGGCGCGCGATACCAAGCTGGGGCCAGAGGACATCACGCGCGACATCCCGAACGTCGGCGAGGAAGCGCTTCGCAACCTCGACGAAGCGGGCATCGTGTACATTGGTGCCGAGGTCGAGCCTGGCGACATTCTGGCGGGCAAGATCACCCCCAAGGGTGAATCGCCGATGACGCCGGAAGAGAAGCTGCTCCGCGCGATCTTCGGTGAAAAGGCGTCGGACGTTCGCGATACCTCGCTTCGCCTGCCGCCGGGCGTTGCTGGCACCGTTGTCGAGGTCCGGGTGTTCAACCGCCACGGCATCGACAAGGACGAGCGTGCGATGGCGATCGAGCGCGAAGAGATCGAGCGCCTGAAGAAGGACTCGGACGACGAGCGCGGCATCCTCAACCGTGCGACCTGGTCGCGCCTGAAGGAAATGCTGCTCGGCCAGACCGCGACCGCAGCGCCCAAGGGCGTCAAGAAGGGCGTCGTGATCGACGACGCGCTGCTCGACAGCGTCGAGCGGCACGAATGGTGGAAGTTCGGCGTGGCCGACGATGGCGTCCAGTCGAACCTGGAAGCCGTCAAGGTCCAGTATGACGAAGCCGCCAAGAAGATCACCGACAAGTTCCACGATCGGCGCGACAAGCTCGAGCGTGGCGACGAGCTGCCGCCGGGCGTGCTCAAGATGGTCAAGGTGTTCGTCGCGGTGAAGCGCAAGCTGCAGCCGGGCGACAAGATGGCAGGCCGCCACGGCAATAAGGGTGTGATTTCGCGCATCCTGCCGCAGGAGGACATGCCGTTCCTCGAGGACGGTACCCCGGTCGATCTGGTGCTCAACCCGCTGGGCGTGCCGTCGCGCATGAACGTCGGGCAGATCTTCGAGACGCATCTGGGCTGGGCCGCGCGCGGTCTTGGTCGTCAGATCACCCAGGCGCTCGAGGAATGGCGCGAGGCCAATCCCAACCCCGAGCCGGGCGCGATGCCCGACGCGGTCAAGGATCGCCTCAAGACGGTCTATGGCGAGAAGTATCACGCCGAGATCGACGAGCGGAACGGCGACCAGATCATCGAACTGGCGCAGCACCTGAAGAACGGCGTGCCGATGGCGACGCCGGTGTTCGATGGCGCGCGCGAGGCCGATGTCGCGGCGATGCTCGAACTGGCGGGTCTCGACCCATCGGGTCAGGTGACGCTGTTCGACGGTCGCACCGGCGATGCGTTCGATCGCAAGGTGACGGTGGGCTATATCTACATGCTCAAGCTGCATCACCTTGTGGACGACAAGATCCACGCACGTTCGATCGGGCCGTACTCGTTGGTCACCCAGCAGCCGCTGGGCGGTAAGGCGCAGTTCGGCGGCCAGCGCTTCGGTGAGATGGAGGTGTGGGCGCTACAGGCGTACGGCGCCGCCTACACGCTGCAGGAAATGCTGACGGTGAAGTCGGACGATGTGGTCGGCCGTACCAAGGTCTACGAGGCGATCGTCAAGGGTGACGACACGTTCGAGGCGGGCATCCCCGAGAGCTTCAACGTGCTCGTCAAGGAAATGCGCTCGCTGGGCCTGAACGTCGAATTGAAGACGATGGAACTCGGCTACGATTCGGACGGCGTGCAGATCGCGGCGGAATAA
- a CDS encoding threonine synthase — translation MQSNANLVTERPTFVSHLECGLTGERYEADRLHGLSAAGRPLLVRYDLPAVRAALTKEALAQRPRDLWRWRELLPVRDTANIVSLGENETPLVTLDRTGERLAARAPIVKDEGRLPTGSFKARGLVMAISMAKALGVETIAMPTNGNAGAAAAAYATRAGIESIIFCPDDTPEINVREIAAQGGRVYRVNGLIDDCGKIVGEGAKANGWFDLSTLKEPYRIEGKKTMGLELAEQFGWELPDAIFYPTGGGTGLIGMWKAFDELEAIGFIGSRRPRMYAIQASGCAPIVRAFEAGERHAERWEDAHTLAAGIRVPKAVGDFLILDAVRESGGKALAVGDPAIVAAVEEAAKDGLLLCPEGGATLAAYERALADGEIGRDEQVVLFNCATGLKYPMPDKSRTLDRHGAIDLAGL, via the coding sequence ATGCAAAGCAACGCCAACCTCGTCACCGAGCGCCCTACCTTCGTCTCCCACCTCGAATGCGGCCTGACCGGCGAACGCTACGAAGCCGATCGCCTCCACGGCCTGTCCGCCGCCGGCCGGCCCTTGCTCGTCCGCTACGACCTGCCCGCGGTGCGTGCTGCGCTCACCAAGGAAGCGCTAGCCCAGCGGCCGCGCGACCTGTGGCGCTGGCGCGAATTGCTGCCGGTACGCGATACCGCGAACATCGTCAGCCTGGGCGAGAACGAAACCCCGCTGGTCACGCTCGACCGTACCGGCGAGCGCCTGGCCGCGCGCGCGCCGATCGTGAAGGACGAAGGGCGGCTGCCGACCGGATCGTTCAAGGCGCGCGGGCTGGTGATGGCGATCAGCATGGCCAAGGCGCTGGGCGTCGAGACGATCGCGATGCCGACCAACGGCAATGCCGGGGCCGCGGCGGCAGCGTATGCGACGCGCGCGGGGATCGAGAGCATTATTTTCTGCCCCGACGACACGCCCGAGATCAACGTGCGCGAGATCGCGGCGCAGGGCGGACGGGTCTATCGCGTCAACGGGCTGATCGACGATTGCGGCAAGATCGTCGGGGAGGGGGCCAAGGCCAATGGGTGGTTCGACCTCTCGACGCTCAAGGAGCCGTATCGGATCGAGGGCAAGAAGACGATGGGGCTCGAGCTGGCCGAACAATTCGGGTGGGAGCTGCCCGATGCGATCTTCTACCCCACTGGTGGCGGTACCGGCTTGATCGGCATGTGGAAGGCGTTCGACGAGCTCGAGGCGATCGGCTTCATCGGCTCGCGCCGCCCGCGCATGTATGCGATCCAGGCATCGGGCTGCGCACCGATCGTCCGCGCGTTCGAGGCGGGCGAGCGCCACGCCGAACGCTGGGAGGACGCGCACACGCTTGCGGCAGGGATCCGCGTGCCCAAGGCAGTAGGCGATTTCCTGATCCTCGACGCGGTGCGCGAAAGCGGCGGCAAGGCGCTGGCGGTGGGCGATCCTGCGATCGTCGCGGCGGTCGAGGAGGCGGCGAAGGACGGGCTGCTGCTGTGCCCCGAGGGCGGCGCGACGCTGGCGGCGTATGAACGTGCCTTGGCCGATGGCGAGATCGGGCGCGACGAGCAGGTCGTGTTGTTCAACTGCGCGACGGGGCTGAAATATCCGATGCCGGATAAGTCGCGGACGCTCGATCGGCATGGGGCGATCGATTTGGCGGGGCTCTGA